ACGCTGCTTGCGCGCTTCTCCACGCTCGACGCAACGGGCATCTACGCTTCGGCATACCGCATCATGGACGTCGCGTTCACCCCGATTAGGTCGTTGCTGTACTCGTCGTATGCGCGCTTCTTCAAGCACGGTGCGGATGGGCTGGCCGGGACGCTCGCGTTCGTGAAGCGACTGCTCCCGGTGGCTTTGGCCGTGAGCGTCGGAATCTTCTGTGCCCTCCTGGTTGGAAGCCCGCTCATCCCGCACATCCTCGGCCCGCAGTTCGCCACCACGGCGATCACCGTGCGCTGGCTCGCCATCATCCCGGTGTTCAAGACCCTCCATCACCTCGCCGGTGATGCGCTGTCGGGTGCTGGCTACCAGGGACGCCGAAGCTTCGTTCAGGTCTTGGTTGCCGGGGCAAACGTGGCCTTGAACCTGGTCCTCATCCCGCGCTTCTCGTGGAAGGGTGCGCTGGTGACGAGCATCATCTGCGATGGGCTGCTGGCCTGTGCGCTGTGGGCCGTCGTCTGGGCGACCCGCCGTCAGACCAAGGAAGAGCTCCGTCCATGCCCGGCCTAGTGGGTTTTGCACAGCGGGATCCTGCGCCGAATGACGAGCTCGTCCTCGGACGCATGCAGGATCTGGTTGCCCACCTTCCGCACCACGTTAAGGAAGCCGGCTTCCTCACACCGGCGCTCGCTGTGGCGCGGGTCCACACCGGAGCGATCCAGCTCGAACGCCAGCCGCGGACGGTGAGCCACGTCAGGGTCTGGCTGGATGGTGAGCTCTACAACCAGGTGGAGCTGCGCCGCTCGCTCAAGAAGCCTCTGGCTGAGTCAGAGCAAAGCGATGCCGATCTTCTCGGCGCCCTGTATCTCGCGGACCCCACCTTCGCCTTCTTGAAGCGGATCGATGGGATCTACGCGGCGGTCCTGCACAATCTCCGCAGTGGCGCGACCCACCTCGTCACAGATCGCTACGGCCTGCGCCAGCTCTACTGGACGCGGCAGGGGGAGCGGCTCGCCTTCGCGTCCGAGCCCAAAGCCCTCCTCGCGATTCCCGAGTTCACGCCCCGCATCGACCCGGAGTCGGTCGAGCAGTTCCTGAGAGAGGGGTTCCTGCTGGGAGAGCGCACCTGGTTCTCCGGCGTCACGCTGCTCAGGGCAGGCTCGTTCCTGTCATGGGGCCCGGGCATGCAGGAGCCGAGCATCTCCCGGTACTGGGGCTGGGACGACATCCGCCCACTCGGCGAGGTGCAGACCGAGGATGAGGTCGCCGAAGAGTTGGGAAGTCGCTTCCGTGCTGCCGTTGCCCGGCACTCCCTCCACGAGGGGGGAGTGGGGGTGAGCCTGAGTGGAGGGCTGGACTCGCGCGCACTCCTGGCTGCGGTCCCCGCAGGTCGCAGCGTGCACACCGTCACCTTCGGTACGCGAGGTTGTGCCGACGACCTCATCGCCCGACGAGTCGCGCAGGCCAGGGGCAGCACCCACCACTTCGTCGAGCTGACATCGAAGAACTGGCTCGAGCACCGCCTGGAAGGCGTCTGGTGGACCGACGGACAGGCGGATCTGCTCCACATGCATGCGCTGGTCTCCGCGCAGGAGCAGCGCAGCCATTACGCGGTCAACCTCAACGGGTTCCTCGGGGACGCCGTCCTCGGGGGCTCATACCTCGGTGACAAGCGCTGGACGCTGCCCGAGAAGATCGACCAGCGCGGACGCCGCCTGATCAACGAGGGCACGCGGCTCACGAACAACTACTTCCACAACCGCCTTCCGTTCTTCGACAACCGGTTGATGGAGCTAGCGTATGCCCTCCCTCGGCCGCTGCTCTCGAACTCCCGGGTCTATCGGCGGATGCTTCTACGCCACTTCCCCGAGTATTTTCGCTCCATCCCCTGGCAGAACACCGGACTGCCCATTGGCTGGCCCGGGGTCGTCACCCGTCCCTTGCGCTTCGTCGGGCGCGTTCGGGGCCGCCTCCGTCGGGAACTGGGCCGCATCACGGGGCAGCAGGTGAGTCTGCAGGCCTACACGGACTATCCCACGTGGATCCGGCAGGCCCCTGCGCGCGAGCTCTTCGAGCGCCTCTTGGCCCACCCCGAGGCGCTCCACGCGCAGTACGTCTCGGCGGACACGGTTCGCGCTCGCCTTGCAGCACACTTTGGCGGGGAGGACCACTCCGAGTACCTGTGTCGCGTCGCCACGCTCGAAGTCTGGCTGCAGCAGGTCTATGCCGGCCGATACCGTAACGGAAGGCTCGACGCATGAGGCAGTCTTGGTCCCCACCACACGCCCTGGCCTACGCGCGCGCGCCGCGCTCGACAGCCAGAAGCCTGCTGCGGCGGGCCGAGCATCTCTTCGTCGTGCTCGTGCTCGTGCTGCTGGGAGAGGCGCTCATCCCGCTCCTCAAGCAGGGTGGATCCTCGCAGGGCAGCGAGGGAGATCCGGTCCAGATGATGCTCTGGCTCGGCATCTACGGCGTGACCGCCACGTTCGTGGTCCTGCGTTGGCGCACCGTTCGCCGGGGCTTCAGGCGGGGGAAGGCGGTGCTGGGGCTGACGCTGCTGTCCATTGGCTCGGCGGCCTGGTCTCTCGATGGCTCCTTCACGTTCCGCAAGGCGCTGATCCTCGCGGGGACCACCTTCTTCGGTGCCTACCTCGCGGGACGCTTCAACGGGAGGGAGCTGCTGCAGCGGCTCTCAGAGGCCCTCGTGCTGAGCCTGCTGCTCAGCGTGGTGTTCGCGCTGTTCTTGCCCAGCTATGGCATCGACAGGGAGCTGCATGAAGGCGCCTGGCAGGGCGTTTATGCGCAGAAGAACATCCTGGGGCGCATCAGCGTGCTTGCCGCATTCACGCTGGCCATCCAGGGGGCCGCGGGCCGCGCGCGTTGGCGCTGGCGAGCCTGCGCGGCGCTCGCGCTGGTGGTGCTCGTGCTCTCGCGGTCGATGACCTCGCTGTCGATGGCCGTGTTCCTCGTCCTTCTCACGCCTCTGTACAAGTGCCTCCGCTGGAGGCTGAGCGTACTCGTCCCGGTCCTCGTCCTGAGTGTCGTCCTCTTGGCCTCTGCCCTGTTGGCACTCGCCATCAACTTCGAGCTGGTGCTCGGAGGAATGGGGCGCGACCTCTCGCTCACCGGCCGTACGGCCATCTGGCCCTCTGTCTGGGAAGCCATTCAGTTGAGGCCCTGGCTGGGATACGGCTACGGCGCGTTCTGGGCGGGGTTCGGAGGGGCGGTCGATGCCGTCCGCGAGGCCTCGGGCTGGGAGGTGCGGCACTCACACAACGGGTTCCTCGAGCTCTGGCTCGACGTGGGAGCCGTGGGCCTCGCGCTCTTCGTAGCGGGCCTCCTGTCGACATTCGTCGACGCGGCGCGGGTAGCGCGCCACGAGCGCTCCGCACAAGGACTGTGGCCCCTGCTGTTCCTGTCTTTCCTGGTCGCGTACAACCTGACCGAGACACTGTTTCTGCGACAGAACAACCTGTTCTGGGTTCTCTATGTCGCCGTCTCCTTGGGGGTCGCCGGGCGGAGGAATCGCTGGGTGGAGGCCCCGCGATTCAACCCGATGCCGCAGCCAGGAGCAGAGCCGCTGTGACCACCCGAGGCAGCACCAGCACGCTGGCGCCGAGGGTGCTGATCTACCGCGACCGCCTGCTGCCCCCGTCGGAGACGTTCATTCTCCAGCAGGCCGAGGCGCTGCGGCGCTTCACCCCCGTCTATCTCGGGGCCCAGGCCGTGCGGGGGCTCCCGACTCCGGCAGAGCGCACCTTCGTG
This Aggregicoccus sp. 17bor-14 DNA region includes the following protein-coding sequences:
- a CDS encoding asparagine synthase-related protein, producing the protein MPGLVGFAQRDPAPNDELVLGRMQDLVAHLPHHVKEAGFLTPALAVARVHTGAIQLERQPRTVSHVRVWLDGELYNQVELRRSLKKPLAESEQSDADLLGALYLADPTFAFLKRIDGIYAAVLHNLRSGATHLVTDRYGLRQLYWTRQGERLAFASEPKALLAIPEFTPRIDPESVEQFLREGFLLGERTWFSGVTLLRAGSFLSWGPGMQEPSISRYWGWDDIRPLGEVQTEDEVAEELGSRFRAAVARHSLHEGGVGVSLSGGLDSRALLAAVPAGRSVHTVTFGTRGCADDLIARRVAQARGSTHHFVELTSKNWLEHRLEGVWWTDGQADLLHMHALVSAQEQRSHYAVNLNGFLGDAVLGGSYLGDKRWTLPEKIDQRGRRLINEGTRLTNNYFHNRLPFFDNRLMELAYALPRPLLSNSRVYRRMLLRHFPEYFRSIPWQNTGLPIGWPGVVTRPLRFVGRVRGRLRRELGRITGQQVSLQAYTDYPTWIRQAPARELFERLLAHPEALHAQYVSADTVRARLAAHFGGEDHSEYLCRVATLEVWLQQVYAGRYRNGRLDA
- a CDS encoding O-antigen ligase, which translates into the protein MRQSWSPPHALAYARAPRSTARSLLRRAEHLFVVLVLVLLGEALIPLLKQGGSSQGSEGDPVQMMLWLGIYGVTATFVVLRWRTVRRGFRRGKAVLGLTLLSIGSAAWSLDGSFTFRKALILAGTTFFGAYLAGRFNGRELLQRLSEALVLSLLLSVVFALFLPSYGIDRELHEGAWQGVYAQKNILGRISVLAAFTLAIQGAAGRARWRWRACAALALVVLVLSRSMTSLSMAVFLVLLTPLYKCLRWRLSVLVPVLVLSVVLLASALLALAINFELVLGGMGRDLSLTGRTAIWPSVWEAIQLRPWLGYGYGAFWAGFGGAVDAVREASGWEVRHSHNGFLELWLDVGAVGLALFVAGLLSTFVDAARVARHERSAQGLWPLLFLSFLVAYNLTETLFLRQNNLFWVLYVAVSLGVAGRRNRWVEAPRFNPMPQPGAEPL